The Candidatus Auribacterota bacterium genome has a window encoding:
- a CDS encoding sulfide-dependent adenosine diphosphate thiazole synthase — translation MAKKRIFSQVGEKEVTRAIVEEFAKQFIEYVESDVIIVGGGPSGLMAGRDLARKKVKTFIIERNNYLGGGFWIGGYLMNKLTVRSPGQEALRELDIPFTEYTKGLYVADGPHACSKLIASACDAGVKFANMTVFDDLVLREDNRVAGVVVNWTPVSALPREITCVDPVALETKVVVDSTGHDACVVKKLEERGLIKTPGFGAMWVERSEDLVIEHTKEVHPGLVVCGMSVTTTFGLPRMGPTFGAMLLSGKKAAKIILNILKRR, via the coding sequence ATGGCGAAGAAGAGGATCTTCAGTCAGGTGGGAGAGAAAGAGGTGACGCGCGCGATCGTCGAGGAATTCGCGAAACAGTTCATAGAATACGTGGAATCCGACGTGATTATTGTAGGCGGGGGGCCCTCGGGACTCATGGCGGGAAGGGATCTGGCCAGGAAAAAGGTAAAGACCTTCATCATCGAGCGGAATAACTATTTGGGCGGTGGTTTCTGGATTGGCGGGTATCTTATGAACAAATTGACGGTGCGATCACCGGGGCAGGAGGCCTTACGGGAGCTGGATATTCCTTTCACAGAATATACCAAGGGTCTCTACGTTGCAGACGGGCCCCACGCCTGTTCAAAACTGATCGCATCCGCCTGTGATGCGGGAGTGAAGTTTGCCAATATGACTGTGTTTGACGATCTGGTGCTGCGCGAGGATAACCGCGTGGCGGGTGTCGTGGTCAACTGGACTCCGGTGAGCGCACTACCTCGGGAGATCACCTGCGTTGATCCCGTTGCCCTTGAGACCAAGGTGGTGGTGGATTCCACCGGGCACGACGCGTGTGTGGTAAAGAAATTGGAAGAACGCGGCCTGATCAAAACTCCCGGATTCGGAGCTATGTGGGTTGAGCGCTCCGAGGATCTGGTGATCGAACATACAAAAGAGGTGCACCCCGGGCTGGTGGTGTGTGGGATGAGCGTGACGACGACCTTCGGTCTTCCGAGAATGGGTCCCACCTTTGGAGCAATGCTTCTTTCCGGGAAGAAGGCCGCAAAGATCATCCTCAACATTCTCAAGCGCAGATGA
- a CDS encoding ThiF family adenylyltransferase: MKMSEAQCERYSRNILLREIGIEGQGKLLESGVLVIGAGGLGSPAILYLAAAGVGTIGIVDSDEVEPNNLQRQIIHFSGDVGKDKVRSAREKIAALNPDVNVIALKERLKAANASSIIEGYDFIIDGADNFPTKFLINDACYFLKKPFSHAGVVRFGGQTMTYVPGSACVRCLLSAPPPPDLVPTCQEAGILGAVAGILGCVQAAEALRYLLNVGKLLTNRLLIMDAYAMEFNTISLQKNPDCPLCGRSSTIRSLIDEDERQCRA, from the coding sequence ATGAAGATGAGCGAAGCACAATGTGAGCGATATAGCAGGAACATTCTTCTCAGAGAGATCGGCATTGAGGGTCAGGGGAAGCTGCTGGAGTCCGGGGTGCTTGTTATTGGTGCTGGAGGTCTCGGCTCGCCCGCCATCCTCTATCTGGCAGCGGCGGGGGTGGGTACGATCGGCATCGTGGACAGCGATGAGGTTGAACCTAATAATCTCCAGCGTCAGATCATTCATTTCTCAGGGGATGTGGGAAAAGACAAGGTGCGGTCAGCTCGGGAGAAAATAGCAGCGCTCAACCCTGATGTGAATGTGATCGCCCTCAAAGAGCGTCTGAAGGCTGCGAATGCCTCCAGTATTATTGAAGGGTATGACTTCATTATTGATGGGGCGGACAACTTTCCGACTAAATTTTTGATCAACGATGCGTGCTATTTCCTGAAGAAGCCTTTTTCTCATGCCGGGGTCGTGCGGTTTGGAGGACAGACGATGACATATGTGCCCGGGTCAGCATGCGTTCGGTGCCTGCTCAGTGCTCCTCCGCCGCCGGATCTCGTTCCCACATGCCAGGAAGCCGGGATCTTGGGGGCTGTGGCCGGCATTCTCGGGTGCGTTCAAGCGGCGGAGGCCCTGCGGTATCTGCTCAACGTGGGGAAGCTGCTCACCAACCGGCTGCTCATCATGGACGCATATGCTATGGAGTTCAACACAATTTCCTTACAGAAGAATCCGGACTGTCCTTTGTGCGGGCGTTCTTCCACTATCAGATCGCTGATCGATGAGGATGAGCGACAATGTCGCGCATAG
- a CDS encoding cysteine desulfurase family protein → MRSVYLDNAASTPVDERVLAAMRPFFLEKFGNPSSLHRKGCEAREAVEEARGEVASAIHASRSEEIIFTSSGTESNNFALKGSVFANRHKGNHIIVSAIEHDCVINSCRWLQTQGIDVSYLPVNSEGLIDLDRLQEVIRQETILVSIMHANNEIGVIEPIEEIGKLCRARGVYFHTDACQSFGKIPFDVQSMNIDLATINGHKIYGPKGIGALYIRAGVSIMPWQHGGGQESGLRSATENVPGIVGFAKAARLCMDEIGTEMPRLQALRDHIIETISNDIPVSYLNGHRHHRLPTNVNIGFEGFEGQAPNLLLELDKKNIFVSTGSACSSAQQKYSHVLTAIGRNPVQAIGALRISLGRFTGADDIDYFLDKLAETVNRLRSIRSL, encoded by the coding sequence ATGAGATCCGTCTATCTTGATAATGCGGCCAGTACACCTGTTGACGAGCGCGTACTTGCTGCGATGCGCCCTTTTTTTCTAGAGAAATTCGGGAACCCTTCCAGTCTCCATCGCAAGGGATGTGAGGCTCGCGAAGCGGTTGAGGAAGCGAGGGGCGAGGTCGCCTCTGCCATTCATGCCAGCAGGTCCGAAGAAATAATTTTTACATCCAGCGGCACTGAATCCAACAATTTTGCCTTGAAAGGGAGTGTGTTTGCCAATCGCCACAAGGGCAATCACATCATTGTGTCAGCGATTGAACATGACTGTGTTATCAATTCCTGCAGGTGGCTCCAGACGCAAGGCATTGATGTAAGCTATCTGCCGGTGAACTCAGAAGGGCTGATCGATCTTGATCGGTTACAAGAAGTTATACGCCAGGAAACAATCCTGGTCTCCATTATGCACGCAAACAATGAAATTGGAGTGATCGAGCCGATTGAGGAGATAGGGAAATTGTGCCGCGCACGAGGGGTGTATTTTCACACGGATGCGTGCCAATCTTTTGGCAAGATTCCATTTGACGTTCAGAGCATGAACATTGACCTGGCAACCATCAATGGCCATAAGATTTATGGCCCCAAGGGAATCGGCGCGTTGTACATCCGCGCCGGGGTGTCCATTATGCCGTGGCAGCATGGCGGAGGACAGGAATCCGGTCTGCGCTCTGCGACCGAGAATGTTCCTGGAATCGTCGGTTTTGCGAAGGCTGCCCGGTTATGCATGGATGAAATTGGTACTGAGATGCCGCGTTTGCAGGCTTTGCGCGACCACATCATCGAAACAATCTCTAACGACATACCTGTCTCCTATCTGAACGGCCACAGGCACCATCGCCTTCCCACAAACGTGAATATCGGTTTTGAAGGCTTTGAAGGTCAGGCTCCGAACCTGTTACTGGAACTGGATAAGAAAAACATTTTCGTATCAACCGGTTCAGCCTGTTCATCAGCTCAGCAGAAGTACTCTCATGTGCTGACCGCTATCGGCCGCAATCCTGTGCAAGCGATAGGGGCATTACGGATTTCGCTCGGCCGGTTCACGGGCGCCGATGATATAGACTATTTCCTGGATAAGCTCGCTGAAACGGTCAACAGATTGCGTTCAATCAGGTCGTTGTGA
- the mnmA gene encoding tRNA 2-thiouridine(34) synthase MnmA, producing MPKKVVVAMSGGVDSSVTAALLKKRDYEVIGITMQLWEYTKDTGGCCGVSAIEDARRVANILGIPHYVVNLGNVFRKKVIIDFCKEYSEGRTPNPCIRCNQYIKFDALLSKAKEMGAEFIATGHYARIQWDKNKKRYIIKKGIDVNKDQSYVLYTMTQEQLAHTLMPLGEFTKRETRAKAKELGLPVADKPDSQEICFISDNRYADFLQGCMPQMVNPGPILSKAGKVLGQHKGIMFYTIGQRKGLGISSEAPLYVIAINQRENAITVGRREEAYQDEAYADRLNYVAIEKLVNPLNVKAKIRYLHPECDASVAPANGNMIHMKFKEPQFAVTPGQSAVLYKDDMVIGGGIIARLSETSLLKANIA from the coding sequence ATGCCTAAAAAAGTAGTTGTGGCAATGAGTGGCGGCGTGGACAGTTCCGTAACCGCGGCACTGTTAAAAAAGAGAGACTATGAAGTCATTGGCATAACTATGCAGCTATGGGAATACACAAAAGATACGGGAGGGTGTTGCGGCGTGAGCGCGATAGAAGACGCAAGGAGAGTGGCCAATATACTAGGAATACCGCACTATGTGGTGAATTTAGGGAATGTATTTAGGAAAAAGGTGATTATCGATTTCTGCAAGGAATATTCCGAAGGAAGAACTCCCAACCCCTGTATCAGGTGCAATCAATATATAAAATTCGACGCCTTATTGAGTAAGGCAAAGGAGATGGGGGCGGAGTTTATCGCCACGGGCCATTATGCCCGGATACAATGGGACAAAAATAAAAAGCGATATATTATTAAAAAGGGAATCGACGTAAATAAAGATCAATCGTATGTACTCTACACAATGACTCAAGAGCAACTCGCACACACGCTGATGCCCTTAGGGGAGTTCACCAAGAGGGAGACCAGAGCGAAGGCTAAAGAGCTTGGATTGCCTGTAGCAGATAAACCGGATAGCCAGGAAATCTGTTTCATCTCAGATAATAGGTATGCAGATTTTTTACAGGGATGTATGCCGCAAATGGTAAATCCCGGGCCGATTTTAAGCAAGGCGGGGAAGGTATTGGGACAACATAAAGGAATTATGTTTTATACCATCGGCCAGAGGAAAGGGCTCGGGATATCCTCTGAAGCGCCCCTTTATGTAATCGCTATCAATCAAAGGGAAAACGCAATCACTGTTGGCAGAAGAGAAGAGGCATATCAGGATGAAGCTTATGCCGACAGGTTGAATTATGTGGCTATAGAAAAGCTGGTTAATCCCCTCAATGTCAAGGCGAAGATCAGATACCTTCATCCAGAATGCGACGCAAGTGTGGCGCCGGCAAATGGAAACATGATCCACATGAAATTCAAGGAACCTCAATTTGCCGTTACTCCCGGACAGTCAGCTGTTCTCTATAAAGATGACATGGTTATCGGTGGCGGAATCATCGCACGATTGTCAGAGACATCACTGCTGAAGGCGAATATCGCATGA
- the bioB gene encoding biotin synthase BioB yields MLERINKLTWEVLNGSKLSRQHAQMLLKIDGQPEIIALLSSANMIRQRFKGDKIDLCSIINAKSGWCPEDCKFCAQSARYNTNIEKFPLINCSEIVSGAKRANARGANRFGIVTSGRRIKSKKELEQICESIKMISKDVNINRCASLGSLDEESALMLKEAGLHTYHHNLEMAEGFFPNICTTHTYQERLKTIAIAKEAGLQICCGGIFGLGEGISERVEFAFALRDLDVDMVPLNFLNPIRGTPLENMPLLPPLEILKIIALFRFVLPDKHIKVGGGREKNLRSLQPLMYLAGANGTMIGDYLTTKGRDPEEDILEIIDLGLQPVNPVRIA; encoded by the coding sequence ATGTTAGAGCGGATAAATAAATTAACCTGGGAAGTATTGAATGGTTCTAAGCTCAGCAGGCAACATGCCCAGATGTTGCTGAAAATTGATGGGCAGCCGGAGATTATCGCCTTGCTCAGCTCGGCAAATATGATCCGACAAAGATTTAAAGGGGATAAGATCGATCTCTGCTCGATAATCAATGCCAAATCCGGATGGTGCCCGGAGGACTGTAAATTCTGCGCTCAATCAGCGCGCTATAATACCAATATTGAGAAGTTCCCTTTAATAAATTGCTCTGAAATTGTTAGTGGTGCAAAAAGAGCCAATGCTCGGGGGGCAAATCGGTTTGGAATTGTAACCAGCGGGAGGAGGATTAAGAGCAAAAAGGAGTTGGAGCAGATTTGTGAATCGATAAAAATGATTTCCAAAGATGTAAATATTAATAGGTGCGCTTCCCTGGGCTCTTTGGATGAAGAATCAGCTTTAATGCTTAAAGAAGCCGGTCTTCACACCTACCACCACAACCTTGAGATGGCGGAAGGCTTTTTCCCCAATATCTGTACGACGCACACCTATCAGGAAAGACTAAAGACAATAGCGATCGCCAAAGAGGCGGGACTCCAGATTTGCTGCGGAGGAATATTTGGGTTGGGAGAGGGCATTTCAGAAAGAGTGGAGTTTGCTTTTGCGCTGAGAGATCTGGATGTAGATATGGTTCCATTAAATTTCTTAAATCCCATCCGCGGGACCCCTCTTGAAAACATGCCTCTGCTCCCTCCCTTAGAAATTTTAAAAATTATTGCGCTCTTTCGATTTGTGCTGCCCGATAAGCACATCAAAGTTGGCGGCGGGAGAGAAAAGAATCTCAGGAGTCTTCAGCCGTTGATGTATTTGGCTGGAGCGAATGGAACAATGATTGGAGATTATTTGACTACGAAAGGACGAGATCCGGAGGAAGACATCCTTGAAATAATTGATTTGGGGCTACAGCCCGTGAATCCAGTGCGGATTGCATGA